The Candidatus Palauibacter soopunensis genome includes a region encoding these proteins:
- the proC gene encoding pyrroline-5-carboxylate reductase, translating into MRQSKSSAGVAILGAGNIGRAIAEGLVAAGSHAPAEVHVTRRHTERVADLAERGFRVSSDNPGAVAACDTVIVAVQPQALDSVLMEIAPHVDAGRHLLVSVVSGASIAAIRRHVGPDVAIVRAMPNTAVALRESMTCLAAERAHVGALDRVAELFRAVGATLVVEEEHMVPATALCACGVAFFLRAVRAACQGGIEIGFHPDEALRMAAQTALGAAALVRDQGRHPEREIDSVTTPRGCTIAGLNEMEHRGFSSAFIKGITTSAVKAESLYAGD; encoded by the coding sequence ATGCGCCAATCGAAATCGTCCGCCGGCGTCGCCATCCTGGGCGCGGGGAATATCGGGCGCGCCATCGCCGAGGGGCTCGTGGCCGCGGGCTCGCACGCTCCGGCGGAGGTCCACGTCACGCGCCGCCACACGGAGCGGGTCGCGGATCTCGCGGAACGGGGGTTTCGGGTGTCGTCCGACAACCCGGGCGCCGTCGCCGCCTGCGACACGGTGATCGTCGCGGTCCAGCCGCAGGCTCTCGACTCGGTACTGATGGAAATCGCCCCGCATGTGGACGCCGGGCGCCATCTCCTCGTGTCCGTCGTCTCCGGGGCATCGATCGCGGCGATTCGCCGGCACGTGGGCCCGGACGTGGCGATCGTGCGCGCCATGCCCAACACGGCGGTCGCGCTGCGCGAGTCGATGACGTGCCTCGCGGCGGAGCGCGCCCATGTCGGCGCACTCGACCGGGTGGCGGAGTTGTTCCGGGCCGTCGGGGCCACGCTCGTCGTCGAGGAGGAACACATGGTCCCCGCCACCGCCCTCTGCGCCTGCGGCGTGGCGTTCTTCCTGCGGGCGGTGCGCGCCGCCTGCCAGGGCGGCATCGAGATCGGCTTCCACCCCGACGAGGCGCTCCGGATGGCGGCCCAGACCGCGCTCGGAGCCGCGGCTCTCGTCAGGGATCAGGGCCGTCATCCCGAGCGCGAGATCGACAGCGTGACGACGCCACGAGGCTGCACGATCGCCGGCCTCAACGAGATGGAGCACCGCGGGTTTTCCTCCGCCTTCATCAAGGGGATCACGACCTCCGCGGTGAAGGCGGAGTCGCTCTATGCCGGTGATTGA
- a CDS encoding transposase, with protein sequence MAPTTSISDDADRRWPNVEILVRADSAYAREEIMAFLERENIHYVLGVARNDRLRRRVAPELLAAKVESEGRGRPARLYAEFDHATRTSWSRFRRVVAKCEHIPGKSNPRFVVTSLPKTISPRTLYERVYCPRGHAENAIKEQQLDLFAARTSAGPIAANQLRLLFSAFASILMARFRAALAHTRLAQATAGSLRLKLLRIGARVSVSTRRIAVAMDAHHPFQAEFARAYARAPT encoded by the coding sequence TTGGCGCCCACAACTTCTATCTCGGACGACGCGGACAGGCGCTGGCCCAACGTCGAGATCCTCGTCCGCGCCGACTCCGCCTACGCCCGCGAGGAGATCATGGCCTTCTTGGAGCGAGAGAACATCCACTACGTCCTCGGCGTCGCGAGGAACGACCGGCTTCGCCGACGGGTCGCCCCGGAACTCCTCGCCGCCAAGGTCGAGTCGGAAGGCCGCGGCCGTCCGGCCCGCCTCTACGCCGAGTTCGACCACGCCACCCGGACCAGCTGGTCCCGCTTCCGCCGCGTCGTCGCCAAGTGCGAACACATCCCCGGCAAGTCCAACCCCCGCTTCGTCGTCACCTCGCTCCCGAAGACGATCTCGCCCAGGACCCTCTACGAGCGCGTCTACTGCCCCAGGGGCCACGCCGAGAACGCCATCAAGGAGCAGCAGCTCGACCTGTTCGCCGCGCGCACCTCCGCCGGCCCCATCGCCGCCAACCAGCTCAGGCTCCTCTTCTCCGCCTTCGCCTCCATCCTCATGGCGCGCTTCCGAGCCGCCCTCGCACACACGCGCCTCGCCCAGGCCACCGCGGGATCCCTGCGCCTCAAGCTCCTCAGGATCGGCGCCCGCGTCTCCGTCTCCACACGACGCATCGCCGTCGCCATGGACGCACACCACCCCTTCCAGGCCGAGTTCGCCCGCGCATACGCCCGCGCCCCCACGTAG